In Macadamia integrifolia cultivar HAES 741 chromosome 5, SCU_Mint_v3, whole genome shotgun sequence, a single window of DNA contains:
- the LOC122078001 gene encoding ras-related protein RABF2b, producing the protein MATSGNTNINAKLVLLGDVGAGKSSLVLRFVKGQFVDFQESTIGAAFFSQTLAVNDATVKFEIWDTAGQERYHSLAPMYYRGAAAAVIVYDITNQASFVRAKKWVQELQAQGNPNMVMALAGNKADLLDARNVTPEEAQTYAQENGLFFVETSAKTAINVNEIFYEIAKRLSQAQQVQNPSGMVLTDRAIERTTSSSCCS; encoded by the exons ATGGCAACGAGTGGAAACACGAATATCAACGCCAAACTT GTCCTTCTTGGAGATGTTGGAGCTGGAAAATCTAGTTTAGTTCTGCGTTTTGTTAAAGGCCAGTTTGTTGATTTTCAG GAATCAACCATAGGTGCTGCATTTTTCTCGCAAACATTGGCTGTCAATGATGCAActgtaaaatttgaaatttgggaTACAGCAGGTCAGGAAAGGTATCATAGCCTGGCTCCCATGTATTACAGAGGAGCTGCTGCTGCGGTTATTGTGTATGATATAACAAATCAA GCTTCATTTGTCCGTGCAAAGAAATGGGTGCAAGAGCTTCAAGCACAAG GTAATCCAAACATGGTTATGGCACTAGCTGGAAATAAAGCTGATTTGCTTGATGCAAGGAACGTGACACCAGAG GAAGCACAAACATATGCTCAGGAAAACGGCCTTTTCTTTGTGGAAACTTCTGCAAAGACTGCAATTAACgtcaatgagattttttatgaaATAG CAAAAAGGCTTTCTCAAGCACAACAGGTGCAGAACCCTTCAGGAATGGTTCTAACAGATAGAGCAATTGAGAGAACCACCAGTTCATCATGCTGTTCTTGA
- the LOC122080366 gene encoding probable aspartyl protease At4g16563, with protein MERPAFFMTTFTTFLLFTTLISPCHARHRDSSSLVLGLTHSRTSPPIPAASGGSTLKPLEKLDMLEPLRRVRDGYLISLNLGTPPQVTQVYMDTGSDLTWVPCGNLTFDCMNCDDYKNYKAMAIFSPFQSTSALRDLCTSPFCIDVHSSDNSYDPCTMAGCSLSMLLRGSCPRPCPSFSYTYGAGGVVTGSLTKDNLRVHGSSPNVTRDIPNFVFGCVGVTYREPIGIAGFGRGALSLPSQLGFLQKGFSHCFLAFKFANNPNISSPLVIGDLAISSKDNSLFTPMLRSPMYPNYYYIGLEAISIGSKSAVEVPTTLRDFDSAGNGGLLIDSGTTYTHLPEPFYSQLISVTQSLINLPRSTEVEKRTGFDLCYKVPCLSNKTALDDLLPSMSFHFLNNVTIMLPKENYFYAMGAPINSTVVKCLLFQSMDDGDYGPAGVFGNFQQQNVEVVYDLEKERIGFQPMDCASSAASQGLQWK; from the coding sequence ATGGAAAGGCCAGCATTCTTCATGACCACCTTCACCACGTTTCTCTTATTCACCACCTTGATCAGTCCGTGCCATGCAAGACACAGAGACTCTAGTTCATTAGTGTTGGGTCTTACTCACTCTAGAACCTCCCCTCCCATTCCTGCTGCATCAGGAGGTTCAACATTGAAACCATTAGAAAAGCTGGACATGCTAGAGCCATTGAGAAGAGTAAGAGATGGGTATCTGATTTCTCTAAATTTAGGGACACCCCCACAAGTAACCCAAGTGTATATGGACACTGGAAGTGATCTTACTTGGGTTCCTTGTGGTAATCTCACTTTTGATTGCATGAATTGTGATGACTACAAAAATTATAAGGCAATGGccattttctctcctttccagTCCACTTCAGCCCTCAGAGACCTGTGTACTAGCCCCTTCTGCATTGATGTCCATAGTTCTGATAATTCTTATGATCCATGTACCATGGCTGGTTGCTCGTTGAGTATGCTTCTTCGGGGTTCCTGCCCTAGACCTTGCCCTTCATTTTCTTATACGTATGGTGCAGGTGGAGTTGTCACTGGGTCCCTAACTAAGGATAACCTTAGGGTTCATGGAAGTAGCCCTAACGTTACTAGGGATATtccaaattttgtttttgggtgtgtAGGAGTAACATATAGAGAACCCATTGGAATTGCAGGGTTTGGTAGGGGTGCACTCTCCCTCCCCTCACAACTAGGATTTCTTCAAAAGGGATTTTCTCATTGCTTCTTGGCATTCAAGTTTGCTAACAATCCTAACATCTCTAGCCCATTAGTTATAGGAGACCTTGCAATctcttccaaagacaattcaCTATTTACACCAATGTTGAGAAGTCCCATGTACCCTAACTATTACTATATTGGCCTTGAAGCGATTAGCATAGGCAGTAAAAGTGCAGTTGAAGTCCCCACAACCTTGCGGGATTTCGATTCAGCAGGTAATGGTGGCTTGTTGATTGACTCAGGCACAACTTATACTCACTTGCCAGAGCCCTTTTATTCGCAACTCATCTCAGTAACGCAGTCATTGATAAATCTCCCTCGGTCGACTGAAGTTGAGAAGAGAACCGGGTTCGATCTCTGTTACAAAGTTCCTTGCTTAAGCAACAAAACAGCTTTAGATGATCTTCTTCCTTCAATGTCTTTCCATTTCTTGAATAATGTGACCATAATGTTGCCCAAGGAGAACTACTTCTATGCCATGGGAGCTCCAATTAACTCAACTGTGGTGAAGTGCTTGTTATTCCAAAGTATGGATGATGGTGACTATGGGCCAGCTGGAGTGTTTGGGAATTTTCAGCAGCAAAATGTGGAGGTTGTCTATGACttagagaaggagagaattGGATTCCAACCAATGGACTGTGCTTCTTCTGCAGCTTCTCAAGGACTTCAATGGAAATAA